A stretch of the Sulfuricurvum sp. genome encodes the following:
- a CDS encoding glycosyltransferase produces MMLILLKEELSKNPLNHGTNVKLAQFYLHELKEYDNAIIYFENARAIRQDVPGPLQGLINAYKQSGNSEKAFFLVEDARKKFPNHLGFNNLYIAILMDMGRLHDAIIFLESLNDNTAFSFRLARLYFNVGRLNDSLIILSKIKEHDNDYEKKLLIESNIYRRMNDSKKALEIIKTAYEKYPLNLDINLSFIESLFRWISKRQAYELLQSVEENFVLEPKTIIQKCSMFRRDGLYSEIRTILANSLEQFKKHQSLINHLFLELLNKGLFDEAQCLLIESQKESIFNNESLSMLRGKFSFMLWKIDEAYQYYLEAERQSKPSKRYYHETMTSALLSFAIDEANQIQLDRCNDKTQAIKNPTQSIHGQILNEFLLEKELCAHLRKSLIASDTEALRNIVLEYSHNLASSIAWLVHLRKLGLFSQTFKPSLQKIPHNIIRFWDTSTIPEDIIELMQTWEDYHSGWNIYTFDDSSAKSFIMEHFGASLTQVYRHAKSPANKSDIFRLAALYVLGGVYADADDRCLGNVSDIIRHYDFVGYQEHFGSSGNNFLAISPSHPIVKYALDSLIEDYENGSTESVWLSSGPGLMSRSLSRYLAENFDSFKNGEIDIILYNVFELYHTVAFHCFAHYKTTDLHWTKSEFKS; encoded by the coding sequence ATGATGTTGATACTTTTAAAAGAGGAACTTAGTAAAAATCCTTTAAATCATGGTACAAATGTAAAGCTTGCACAGTTTTATCTACATGAATTAAAAGAATATGATAATGCAATAATTTATTTTGAAAATGCAAGAGCAATTCGTCAAGACGTACCAGGTCCATTACAGGGCCTCATTAATGCTTATAAACAGAGTGGAAATAGTGAAAAAGCTTTCTTTTTAGTAGAAGATGCAAGAAAAAAGTTTCCTAATCATTTAGGGTTTAATAATTTATACATAGCTATTTTAATGGATATGGGTCGTTTACATGATGCTATTATTTTTTTAGAGAGCTTAAACGATAACACTGCTTTTTCTTTTCGCTTAGCTAGGCTATACTTTAATGTTGGGCGTTTAAATGATTCACTAATAATTTTATCAAAAATCAAAGAACATGATAATGATTATGAAAAAAAATTGTTAATTGAATCTAATATTTACAGAAGGATGAATGATTCTAAAAAAGCACTAGAAATCATTAAAACAGCTTATGAAAAATATCCTCTCAATCTTGATATAAATTTATCATTTATCGAAAGTTTATTTCGTTGGATTTCCAAAAGACAAGCTTATGAACTTTTGCAATCTGTCGAAGAAAACTTTGTATTAGAGCCAAAGACTATTATTCAAAAATGTTCCATGTTTCGACGAGATGGACTTTATAGTGAAATTCGCACTATTCTTGCAAATTCTTTAGAACAATTTAAGAAGCACCAATCTTTAATTAACCATTTGTTTTTAGAACTTCTTAATAAAGGATTATTTGATGAAGCACAATGTTTATTGATTGAATCTCAAAAAGAGTCAATATTTAATAATGAATCTCTCTCCATGTTACGTGGTAAGTTTTCATTTATGCTTTGGAAAATAGATGAAGCATATCAATACTATCTTGAAGCAGAACGACAGAGTAAACCATCTAAACGATATTATCATGAGACTATGACTTCTGCATTATTAAGTTTTGCTATCGATGAAGCTAATCAAATTCAACTAGATCGTTGCAATGATAAAACCCAAGCTATTAAAAATCCTACACAAAGTATTCATGGTCAAATACTAAATGAATTTTTGCTTGAAAAAGAGCTATGTGCCCATTTAAGAAAATCTCTTATTGCTTCGGATACTGAAGCTTTACGTAATATAGTACTTGAATATTCGCATAATCTTGCCTCATCAATAGCTTGGTTAGTGCATTTGCGTAAGTTAGGCTTATTTTCTCAAACTTTCAAACCATCTCTTCAAAAAATACCTCATAATATTATCCGTTTTTGGGATACATCAACGATTCCTGAGGATATTATCGAGTTGATGCAAACATGGGAAGATTATCATAGCGGATGGAATATTTATACTTTTGATGATAGTTCGGCTAAATCATTTATTATGGAACATTTTGGCGCTTCCCTTACACAAGTTTATCGTCATGCTAAATCTCCAGCGAATAAAAGTGATATTTTCAGATTAGCAGCTTTATACGTTTTAGGTGGTGTCTATGCTGATGCAGATGACCGATGTCTAGGAAATGTCAGTGATATAATTCGTCATTATGATTTTGTTGGCTACCAAGAACATTTTGGATCATCTGGAAATAATTTTTTAGCCATCTCTCCCTCTCATCCTATTGTAAAATATGCACTTGATTCTTTGATTGAGGATTATGAAAATGGCTCGACTGAATCCGTTTGGCTCTCTAGCGGACCGGGATTAATGAGCCGATCATTATCCCGTTACTTAGCCGAAAATTTTGATTCATTTAAAAATGGTGAGATTGATATTATCCTCTATAATGTATTTGAACTGTATCATACCGTCGCATTTCACTGTTTTGCCCATTATAAAACGACCGATTTGCATTGGACTAAATCAGAATTTAAATCATAA
- the flgG gene encoding flagellar basal-body rod protein FlgG — protein sequence MMQSLYTSSTGMLAMQTQIDTTANNIANVNTMGYKKSRAEFADLMYKVMTYAGTSTSDTTKSPTGIEVGLGVRPTAINKIFSEGSLKQTENPLDLAITGKGFLKLQLPNGTEVYTRNGALKVDQNGTLVNSDGYTLIPEIVIPEDAINVTIGTDGIVSVTQPGQAQATQVGQMSLTNFINPAGLHAMGDNLFIETDSSGQPVEGIPGETGLGIIRQGFTELSNVQLVVELTDLITGQRAYDANSKVITTSDEMLATTNGLKR from the coding sequence ATGATGCAATCACTCTATACCAGCTCGACCGGAATGTTGGCAATGCAAACACAAATCGATACTACCGCCAATAATATTGCCAACGTCAATACTATGGGATACAAAAAATCACGTGCTGAATTTGCCGATTTGATGTACAAAGTGATGACTTACGCCGGAACTTCTACGAGTGATACTACCAAATCACCGACAGGGATTGAGGTGGGGCTTGGGGTTCGACCGACGGCTATTAACAAAATATTTTCCGAAGGGAGTCTCAAGCAAACTGAGAACCCATTGGATTTGGCAATTACCGGAAAAGGGTTTTTAAAGCTTCAGCTTCCGAACGGAACAGAAGTGTATACACGAAACGGTGCTTTAAAAGTGGATCAGAATGGGACATTGGTAAACTCAGATGGATACACGCTCATTCCTGAAATTGTTATCCCTGAAGATGCTATTAATGTGACTATTGGGACAGATGGAATTGTCAGTGTGACGCAACCGGGTCAAGCTCAAGCGACACAAGTTGGTCAAATGTCATTAACCAATTTTATTAATCCGGCAGGTCTCCATGCTATGGGGGATAACCTTTTTATAGAAACAGACAGCTCGGGTCAACCGGTAGAGGGGATACCTGGAGAAACAGGATTAGGAATTATTCGTCAAGGATTTACGGAATTATCCAATGTTCAATTGGTTGTTGAACTTACCGATTTGATTACGGGTCAACGTGCCTATGATGCAAATTCAAAAGTGATTACAACAAGTGATGAGATGCTTGCAACCACCAATGGATTGAAGCGATAA
- a CDS encoding flagellar hook-basal body protein: MQTGYYAATGGMVAQFNRMDTIATNLANANTAGYKHDQLITGDFARLYKEARDTLPLNNNTTESAQFLNRSLSRVPQITDSYTDFSQGTLQKTDNTLDVALGKEGQFFAVQTPQGIRLTRDGLFTLNGDGKLVTKQGYEVLPNDYFKSKSTITINPQDEIVTIDRNGLISNNIPGSTKMVANKQLMIVEPQNLRMLKKEGDGLYIPDPAEELTPIDNSGNVMQGYTEKSNVNAVNEMVALVEANRLVGMYQKAMDAQMNDMNRDAIEKIAVTHR; the protein is encoded by the coding sequence ATGCAAACGGGATATTATGCTGCTACAGGCGGTATGGTCGCACAGTTTAATCGTATGGACACTATTGCTACCAATTTAGCCAATGCAAATACTGCTGGCTATAAGCATGATCAGCTTATTACCGGAGATTTTGCTCGTCTTTACAAAGAAGCAAGAGATACTCTTCCACTCAATAATAATACGACTGAATCAGCACAATTTTTAAACCGTTCTCTTTCTCGTGTACCGCAGATTACAGACTCTTATACCGATTTTTCTCAAGGTACACTTCAAAAAACAGATAACACATTGGATGTTGCTTTAGGGAAGGAGGGACAGTTTTTTGCGGTACAAACTCCTCAAGGTATACGTTTAACACGTGATGGCTTATTTACCCTCAATGGTGATGGGAAATTGGTTACTAAGCAAGGGTATGAAGTCCTTCCAAATGACTACTTTAAGTCCAAATCAACAATAACAATAAATCCTCAAGATGAAATAGTGACTATCGATAGAAACGGATTAATTTCTAATAATATCCCAGGAAGTACCAAGATGGTTGCCAATAAGCAACTGATGATTGTTGAACCTCAGAATCTACGTATGCTTAAAAAAGAGGGAGATGGGTTGTATATTCCTGATCCTGCTGAAGAGCTTACACCGATTGATAATAGTGGCAATGTGATGCAAGGATACACCGAAAAAAGTAACGTCAATGCGGTCAATGAAATGGTTGCACTTGTAGAAGCTAATCGCCTTGTAGGGATGTATCAAAAAGCGATGGATGCCCAAATGAATGACATGAACCGTGATGCGATAGAAAAAATCGCCGTAACTCACCGATAA
- the rpoD gene encoding RNA polymerase sigma factor RpoD, translated as MSVKDLNKHLETLFSEHKSKNCLTYEVIVEAYDKQPTLAQAKNILKLAEKYKICLFTSSEHAKILNQQEADARRVAQLKYIEEASSDQFDILKQHELLEWSRSDSPVRMYLREMGQIPLLSKEEEVEISKRMEMGEGIIIDAICSVPYLIDFILDYKDPLINRERRVKELFKSFEDGEDEDSDVEVDDDEDSDEDEVNEKAPSAKDKKRIEKVVTSFKALEKAKKDWAKATEKMLDERPLEEMDGDYVLFFLNVSFKKKTLKEALLDLGPTSKLINELVRSMETALRSDEGFDRELKRLEYKLPLFNDQLKKNHTIILEKICDLTKEEIATKVPEATMVSTYMEIKKLIQTKEASKGGFNMEPEKLADILEQIKRGKNISEVSKTRMAKSNLRLVVSIAKRYTNRGLPFLDLIQEGNIGLMKAVDKFEYQKGYKFSTYATWWIRQAISRAIADQARTIRIPIHMIETINRINKIMRKHLQEHGKEPDVETIAEEVGLSVEKVKNVIKITKEPISLEAPIGNEEDGRFGDFIEDKMSISPSDAILKDDLKVQIEGVLEQLNEREKAVIKMRFGIMDDESDRTLEEIGKELNVTRERVRQIESSAIKKLKHPKVGRKLKNYIED; from the coding sequence ATGAGCGTCAAAGATTTAAACAAACATCTCGAAACCTTGTTTTCCGAACATAAATCGAAAAACTGCTTAACGTATGAAGTAATCGTCGAAGCGTACGATAAACAACCTACTCTTGCGCAAGCCAAAAATATTTTAAAATTGGCCGAAAAATATAAAATTTGTCTATTCACTTCGTCTGAACATGCAAAAATTCTGAATCAACAAGAAGCAGATGCACGACGTGTTGCACAACTAAAATACATCGAAGAAGCGAGCAGCGATCAATTCGATATCCTGAAACAACATGAGCTATTAGAGTGGTCACGATCGGATTCTCCGGTACGTATGTATTTACGTGAAATGGGGCAGATTCCTCTTTTAAGCAAAGAAGAAGAGGTCGAAATCTCTAAACGGATGGAGATGGGTGAGGGAATCATCATCGATGCTATCTGTTCTGTCCCCTATCTGATCGATTTTATCCTCGATTATAAAGATCCATTAATCAACCGTGAGCGCCGTGTTAAAGAGCTTTTTAAAAGCTTTGAAGATGGTGAAGACGAAGATAGTGATGTTGAAGTCGATGACGATGAGGATAGTGATGAGGATGAAGTTAACGAAAAAGCTCCATCCGCAAAAGATAAAAAACGGATTGAAAAAGTTGTCACTTCGTTTAAAGCACTCGAAAAAGCGAAAAAAGATTGGGCGAAAGCAACTGAGAAAATGCTCGATGAGCGACCACTCGAAGAGATGGACGGAGACTATGTCCTCTTTTTCCTCAATGTTAGTTTTAAGAAAAAAACCCTTAAAGAAGCTTTGCTCGATCTTGGACCAACCTCTAAACTCATCAATGAACTTGTACGATCGATGGAGACAGCCCTTCGCAGTGATGAGGGGTTTGATCGTGAACTTAAACGTTTGGAGTACAAACTTCCTTTGTTTAACGATCAACTCAAAAAAAATCACACTATTATTTTAGAAAAAATTTGTGATTTAACCAAAGAAGAGATCGCTACAAAAGTTCCCGAAGCAACCATGGTCAGTACCTATATGGAGATCAAAAAATTGATTCAGACCAAAGAGGCTTCTAAAGGGGGCTTCAATATGGAGCCTGAAAAATTAGCTGATATTTTGGAGCAGATAAAACGGGGTAAAAATATTTCCGAAGTTTCTAAAACTCGTATGGCAAAATCGAACCTCCGTCTCGTGGTCTCTATCGCGAAACGCTATACCAACCGCGGTTTGCCATTCTTGGATTTGATTCAAGAGGGAAATATCGGTTTGATGAAAGCGGTCGATAAATTCGAATACCAAAAAGGGTACAAATTCTCGACCTATGCGACATGGTGGATTCGTCAAGCGATTAGCCGTGCTATCGCTGACCAAGCACGTACGATCCGTATTCCGATTCATATGATTGAGACGATTAACCGAATTAATAAAATTATGCGTAAACATCTCCAAGAGCACGGAAAAGAGCCGGATGTTGAAACCATCGCAGAAGAAGTTGGCTTATCGGTTGAGAAAGTTAAAAACGTTATCAAAATCACCAAAGAACCAATCTCTCTCGAAGCTCCTATCGGAAATGAAGAAGATGGCCGTTTCGGTGACTTTATCGAAGATAAAATGTCGATTTCACCGAGTGATGCAATCCTCAAAGATGATTTGAAAGTACAAATCGAAGGGGTTTTAGAACAACTCAATGAACGTGAAAAAGCGGTTATCAAAATGCGTTTTGGTATCATGGATGATGAAAGTGACCGTACTCTCGAAGAGATCGGAAAAGAGCTCAATGTTACCCGTGAGCGTGTCCGCCAAATCGAGAGCAGTGCAATCAAAAAACTTAAACACCCAAAAGTGGGTCGTAAACTTAAAAACTATATCGAGGACTAA
- a CDS encoding AtpZ/AtpI family protein, which produces MENEEHKPRIKPIIEGAESLSLGISMVVAVLIGVGIGLGLKKLTGITWLLWVGVGIGIAAAILNVYKAYSKQYKEFEKLAKDPRYNMGKQVDDDDED; this is translated from the coding sequence ATGGAAAACGAAGAACACAAACCCCGTATTAAACCAATCATCGAAGGGGCAGAGTCTTTATCTCTCGGTATTTCGATGGTGGTGGCTGTTTTAATCGGTGTTGGTATCGGTTTAGGTCTTAAAAAACTCACTGGGATAACGTGGTTGTTATGGGTCGGTGTTGGTATCGGTATTGCCGCCGCTATTTTAAATGTTTATAAAGCCTATAGCAAACAATACAAAGAGTTTGAAAAGTTAGCAAAAGATCCCCGATACAATATGGGGAAACAAGTGGATGACGATGACGAAGATTAA
- a CDS encoding HepT-like ribonuclease domain-containing protein, which translates to MSSAINRLEKIIECIENIDFILSSNEVKVTQAIEDKIIKPAVRMNLVRIAEQFSKLKDDNEFTVLEHFSNNDLKGINAVRNYIAHDYDSTDDHIIEDVIRYNLPIFKEITKNIIANNK; encoded by the coding sequence ATGTCTAGTGCGATTAATAGGCTTGAAAAAATTATCGAATGTATTGAAAATATTGACTTTATACTCTCATCAAATGAAGTAAAAGTTACACAAGCGATTGAAGATAAGATTATTAAGCCGGCAGTTAGAATGAACTTAGTGCGAATTGCTGAACAATTTTCAAAACTTAAAGACGACAATGAATTTACAGTTTTAGAACATTTTTCCAATAATGATTTAAAAGGTATTAATGCCGTTCGTAATTATATAGCACACGATTATGATAGTACGGATGATCATATTATCGAAGATGTGATTCGATATAATTTACCAATTTTTAAAGAGATTACTAAAAATATTATTGCTAATAATAAATAA
- a CDS encoding nucleotidyltransferase domain-containing protein, with the protein MSTKNDILLTLKQLKPLYAQEGVLLLGLFGSFAKETQNDFSDIDIAYTLDYERFSMKYQDGFSKLLRIDTIRNELQNRFKAKVDFVSDANKAILKEIIYV; encoded by the coding sequence ATGTCTACAAAGAATGATATTTTATTGACACTAAAACAACTCAAACCGTTGTATGCACAAGAGGGTGTTTTGCTTTTGGGTCTGTTTGGAAGTTTTGCAAAAGAGACACAAAACGATTTTAGTGATATTGATATTGCATACACTTTGGATTATGAACGATTTTCTATGAAATACCAAGATGGTTTTTCAAAACTTTTGCGCATAGATACAATACGAAATGAATTGCAAAATAGATTTAAAGCAAAAGTTGATTTTGTTTCGGATGCGAATAAAGCGATTTTAAAAGAGATTATCTATGTCTAG
- the hemL gene encoding glutamate-1-semialdehyde 2,1-aminomutase: MTIEHSVTAFEKAQNLIPGGVNSPVRAFKSVGGIPRFISRGEGGYLVDIDENRYVDYVQSWGPLIFGHRDESIENAVIEAVKHGLSFGAPTEAESELAELIISIYDSIEKIRFVSSGTEAVMSAIRLARGFTGRDDIVKFTGCYHGHSDALLVQAGSGAVTFGTPSSPGVPADFTKHTLLAEYNNIESVKKCFQDSPGIACVIIEPIAGNMGLVPATKDFLAELRVVCDEYGALLIFDEVMSGFRACLHGAESITGTKPDLVTLGKVIGGGMPVGAFGGRREIMAHLSPEGGVYQAGTLSGNPVAMAAGLASIRKLKTNGRVFSVLEERAKRLMSGFAEAAAKYNIGLQTDVRGSMFGFFFCDTEVTNFASALKSDTARFAKFHAAMLDAGFYFACSQFETGFISTATTDAMIEETIVAAEKIFSEL, from the coding sequence ATGACTATTGAACACTCTGTTACAGCCTTTGAAAAAGCCCAAAATCTTATCCCAGGCGGTGTAAACTCCCCTGTACGTGCCTTTAAAAGCGTCGGTGGGATTCCCCGTTTTATTTCGCGTGGAGAGGGCGGTTATTTGGTCGATATCGATGAAAATCGTTACGTCGATTATGTCCAGAGCTGGGGACCGTTGATTTTCGGACATCGTGATGAATCTATCGAAAATGCGGTAATCGAAGCGGTCAAACACGGTCTTAGTTTCGGTGCGCCGACTGAAGCGGAATCAGAACTTGCGGAGCTTATTATCTCTATCTATGATTCCATCGAGAAAATCCGTTTCGTCAGTAGTGGAACCGAAGCGGTGATGAGTGCCATCCGTCTCGCTCGCGGATTCACTGGACGTGATGACATCGTTAAATTCACAGGATGCTACCACGGTCACAGTGATGCACTGCTAGTTCAAGCGGGTTCAGGTGCCGTGACATTCGGAACACCGAGTTCTCCGGGAGTGCCAGCAGACTTTACTAAACATACGCTTCTAGCCGAATACAACAACATTGAAAGCGTCAAAAAATGTTTCCAAGATAGTCCGGGAATTGCCTGTGTCATTATCGAACCGATTGCTGGAAATATGGGTCTCGTCCCCGCAACCAAAGATTTTCTCGCAGAGCTAAGAGTTGTATGTGATGAGTATGGTGCTCTTCTCATTTTTGATGAAGTGATGAGTGGTTTTCGAGCATGTCTACACGGTGCAGAGAGCATCACAGGAACCAAACCCGATTTGGTAACACTCGGAAAAGTTATCGGCGGCGGTATGCCCGTTGGTGCATTCGGCGGACGTCGTGAGATTATGGCTCACCTTTCGCCTGAGGGGGGCGTGTATCAGGCAGGAACTCTCAGTGGTAACCCTGTGGCGATGGCGGCAGGATTGGCATCAATTCGTAAACTTAAAACAAACGGACGGGTATTTAGTGTTCTCGAAGAGCGGGCAAAACGTTTGATGAGTGGATTTGCGGAAGCAGCAGCCAAATATAATATCGGACTGCAAACCGACGTTAGAGGGTCTATGTTTGGATTTTTCTTTTGCGATACAGAAGTTACCAATTTCGCCTCTGCATTGAAGAGCGACACGGCGCGCTTTGCCAAGTTTCATGCGGCGATGCTCGATGCTGGGTTTTACTTTGCGTGTTCACAGTTTGAGACAGGATTTATCTCTACTGCTACGACTGATGCGATGATTGAAGAGACGATTGTAGCGGCGGAAAAGATTTTTTCAGAGTTATAA
- a CDS encoding aldolase/citrate lyase family protein, with product MLHKHQNRLIDLLKFHDLEGIKGLAIPTERLQNHSLSWRSALMLSTHNLKHLLKIPTINAECIMLNLEDGVSAEQKPYALVLCALALSSNTQCDKKLIVRVNPLDEGGCEEIAYLNPFKPDGIRIPKIRTVADVERALELIDENIEVHLSIETKEAWLGLSSLAIHPRIKAYYLGILDLFADLGLSHSLLLPDNPALQYILSHFLITSRACGVKAVSFVYQDYKNSEGLRHWLELEKMIGFDAKGCISPDQVELIHDIFGHTISEIERCYEIIRLFEEHAALGMSGFSDERFGFIDEPIYKGALAVVKTLV from the coding sequence ATGCTGCACAAACACCAAAACCGTCTCATTGATTTACTTAAATTTCACGATTTAGAGGGAATAAAAGGGTTGGCAATCCCTACCGAACGTCTACAAAATCACTCTCTTTCATGGCGTTCAGCCCTTATGCTCTCAACCCATAATCTTAAACATCTTCTTAAAATTCCTACAATTAATGCCGAATGCATTATGCTTAATCTCGAAGACGGTGTGAGTGCCGAACAAAAGCCCTATGCACTGGTGTTATGTGCACTTGCCCTTTCATCCAATACACAATGTGATAAGAAACTTATCGTCCGTGTCAATCCTTTGGATGAAGGGGGATGTGAAGAGATAGCCTATTTAAACCCTTTTAAGCCCGATGGGATACGCATCCCTAAAATTAGGACGGTTGCTGATGTAGAGCGTGCTTTGGAATTGATTGATGAAAATATTGAAGTTCATCTCTCTATTGAAACCAAAGAGGCGTGGTTAGGATTATCTTCACTGGCGATACATCCTCGTATAAAAGCATATTATTTAGGGATATTGGACCTTTTTGCCGATTTGGGACTTTCTCACTCCCTTTTACTTCCTGATAATCCGGCATTGCAATATATACTTTCCCACTTTTTGATTACAAGTCGTGCATGTGGAGTAAAAGCCGTCTCTTTTGTCTACCAAGACTATAAAAATAGCGAAGGGCTCAGACATTGGCTAGAACTTGAAAAAATGATTGGATTTGATGCAAAAGGGTGTATCTCCCCTGATCAAGTTGAATTGATCCATGATATATTTGGACATACTATTTCTGAGATAGAGAGATGTTATGAAATTATCCGATTGTTTGAAGAACATGCTGCGCTAGGAATGAGCGGGTTTAGTGATGAGCGTTTCGGATTTATCGATGAGCCGATATACAAAGGGGCATTGGCGGTTGTTAAAACGCTAGTTTAG
- a CDS encoding cytochrome c — MKVVFVLLIALQLYSATSFITKEEYAANLYHNPRGIGCQMCHGELGEGKKIATYKEEGEKKVFEGTPINKITFAQFYTRVNSKIIGMPRYYLTDTEIQTLFYYLHREEFKHAAQTPKPSH; from the coding sequence GTGAAAGTAGTATTTGTTTTGTTGATTGCCCTTCAACTCTATAGTGCCACCTCATTTATTACCAAAGAAGAGTATGCCGCAAATCTTTACCATAATCCTCGCGGTATTGGATGTCAAATGTGCCATGGGGAATTAGGTGAGGGGAAAAAGATAGCCACCTACAAGGAAGAAGGTGAAAAAAAAGTCTTTGAAGGGACACCGATTAATAAAATTACTTTTGCCCAATTTTATACCCGTGTAAATAGTAAAATTATTGGTATGCCGCGTTATTATCTTACCGATACGGAGATTCAAACCCTTTTTTATTATCTTCATCGTGAGGAATTTAAACATGCTGCACAAACACCAAAACCGTCTCATTGA
- the folD gene encoding bifunctional methylenetetrahydrofolate dehydrogenase/methenyltetrahydrofolate cyclohydrolase FolD has translation MQLLDGKALAQKIEQRVSSEAKKLKQETGRVPGLAVILVGHDPASQAYVGMKKKACDRAGFYSVTHEMPDDISQDAIVKTIEMMNTNPNIDGILIQLPLPSHIDTTKILEVVAPNKDVDGFHPYNVGRLATGLDGFVPCTPLGVMELLSEYNIDPKGKNCCVVGASNIVGKPMAALLLNANATVEICHIFTDDLKKHTLAADIILVGAGVINLIKEDMVHPDAIVIDIGINRAPDGRLVGDVDFDAVAPKTSYITPVPGGVGPMTIAMLLSNTLKAAQNNTKEN, from the coding sequence ATGCAATTATTAGATGGGAAAGCACTCGCACAAAAAATCGAGCAAAGAGTCTCAAGTGAAGCGAAAAAACTCAAACAAGAGACAGGGAGAGTCCCTGGATTAGCCGTTATACTCGTTGGTCATGATCCGGCGAGTCAAGCCTATGTCGGGATGAAGAAAAAAGCGTGTGACCGTGCAGGATTTTATTCCGTAACTCATGAAATGCCCGATGATATCTCCCAAGATGCCATCGTTAAAACCATCGAAATGATGAATACCAATCCAAACATTGATGGTATTTTGATTCAATTACCCCTCCCTAGCCACATCGATACCACTAAAATTCTCGAAGTAGTCGCACCGAATAAAGACGTTGATGGGTTTCACCCTTATAACGTAGGTCGCCTAGCAACTGGACTAGATGGCTTTGTTCCGTGTACACCACTAGGGGTTATGGAACTTTTAAGCGAATACAACATCGATCCAAAAGGGAAAAACTGCTGTGTTGTCGGTGCATCCAATATCGTCGGAAAACCGATGGCGGCACTCTTACTTAACGCTAATGCTACGGTTGAAATTTGTCATATTTTCACCGATGATTTGAAAAAACACACCCTTGCAGCCGACATTATCCTCGTCGGTGCCGGTGTTATTAATCTCATTAAAGAAGATATGGTGCACCCCGATGCTATCGTTATTGATATCGGAATCAACCGCGCTCCGGATGGTCGTCTAGTAGGAGATGTCGATTTTGATGCCGTTGCACCAAAAACCTCTTATATTACACCAGTGCCTGGGGGAGTTGGACCGATGACTATCGCTATGCTCCTCTCTAATACCCTTAAAGCTGCACAAAACAATACAAAAGAGAACTAA